A part of Sugiyamaella lignohabitans strain CBS 10342 chromosome D, complete sequence genomic DNA contains:
- the UBP1 gene encoding Ubp1p (Ubiquitin-specific protease; removes ubiquitin from ubiquitinated proteins; cleaves at the C terminus of ubiquitin fusions irrespective of their size; capable of cleaving polyubiquitin chains; GO_component: GO:0005737 - cytoplasm [Evidence IC] [PMID 1429680]; GO_component: GO:0005737 - cytoplasm [Evidence IDA] [PMID 15635103]; GO_component: GO:0005783 - endoplasmic reticulum [Evidence IDA] [PMID 15635103]; GO_function: GO:0008234 - cysteine-type peptidase activity [Evidence IEA]; GO_function: GO:0016787 - hydrolase activity [Evidence IEA]; GO_function: GO:0008233 - peptidase activity [Evidence IEA]; GO_function: GO:0004843 - ubiquitin-specific protease activity [Evidence IDA] [PMID 1429680]; GO_process: GO:0016579 - protein deubiquitination [Evidence IDA] [PMID 1429680]; GO_process: GO:0016579 - protein deubiquitination [Evidence IDA] [PMID 2050695]; GO_process: GO:0006508 - proteolysis [Evidence IEA]; GO_process: GO:0006511 - ubiquitin-dependent protein catabolic process [Evidence IEA]): MLSDTIKGSMDMASASMKYLYDKAATKVLGPMPFDESELTEAEKANGIEEMRMYNVGGIYNEGNTCFMNSVVQSFASLQYLEEFLDDSLGIPRTQRVLPELKKPVIPESASDGLTENAGETGTSIASTANDNSGLNGSLESADTLNGGSGNYEQGGQSDKVESRAGTLPETQLKLHQPSTNGYFSLPRNESQRPMTPGTAKVSLLKTLLSLMSQLNEKKPSSHTYTTTQLIKSISYVLGKDADVLTGYDQEDAQEFFQQILSCLEKEVKKTPTSNTAWEQRRLRESSVETNASIDNETNGSANSASSNNSSNNNNNEKLLTPFDGVFATRVGCVKCGEMEGIRRGTLSSVDLSLQNGGDDFELEGLLAEYCAMETISGVECYRCSLNAYKTELETRLENQTVGALRNLYATRVEELKSALSDLVIDEAKYAKLKPTKLKELGDKTKQTMFAMPCADIMMIHINRSVFDLNTGYSRKNYAPVRFPVQLDMSPFIVDTNDPVNRDPSKPMAHIASGRRYLYNLKATVIHYGSHNFGHYVCFRKCEQGFWWRISDHSVDLTTEHEVLRTQGVFMLFYERDHE, from the coding sequence ATGCTGTCAGATACTATTAAAGGATCTATGGATATGGCTTCTGCTTctatgaaatatttatacgACAAAGCTGCGACCAAAGTGTTAGGGCCAATGCCATTCGACGAATCTGAATTGACTGAAGCCGAAAAGGCTAACGGTATTGAAGAAATGAGAATGTATAATGTCGGCGGTATATACAATGAAGGAAACACTTGTTTTATGAACTCGGTCGTTCAAAGTTTTGCTTCGTTACAATATTTAGAAGAGTTTTTGGATGATTCATTAGGTATTCCAAGGACCCAACGGGTTCTACCTGAACTAAAGAAACCGGTGATTCCAGAATCTGCATCAGATGGACTCACCGAAAATGCGGGTGAAACTGGTACTTCAATAGCTTCTACAGCAAATGACAATAGTGGCTTGAATGGAAGTTTAGAATCGGCTGATACTCTCAATGGCGGGTCAGGTAATTATGAGCAAGGAGGTCAGTCAGATAAGGTAGAATCCAGGGCCGGCACTTTGCCAGAAACACAACTAAAATTACATCAACCAAGTACCAACGGCTATTTCTCACTCCCTAGAAACGAATCACAACGACCTATGACACCAGGAACTGCTAAGGTTTCCCTTCTCAAAACACTATTATCACTCATGTCACAACTCAACGAGAAAAAACCGTCTTCGCATACTTACACGACTACCCAACTAATCAAGTCTATTTCATATGTTCTTGGTAAAGATGCCGATGTGCTCACTGGCTATGACCAGGAAGACGCACAAGAATTTTTCCAACAGATTCTGTCGTGTCTAGAAAAAGAAGTGAAGAAAACTCCAACTTCAAATACAGCCTGGGAGCAGCGTCGACTACGAGAATCATCTGTCGAAACAAATGCCAGTATTGATAATGAAACCAATGGAAGTGCCAATAGCGCCAGTTCCAACAACAGTTCgaataacaataataacgAAAAGCTTCTTACGCCGTTCGACGGTGTATTTGCTACACGGGTAGGATGTGTCAAGTGTGGTGAAATGGAAGGTATTAGAAGAGGAACACTTTCATCAGTTGACCTGAGTCTTCAAAACGGCGGTGATGACTTTGAACTAGAAGGATTACTGGCTGAATACTGTGCTATGGAGACGATATCTGGAGTTGAATGTTACCGGTGCAGTTTAAATGCATACAAGACCGAACTCGAAACAAGACTCGAGAACCAGACTGTTGGAGCACTACGGAATCTATACGCCACGAGAGTTGAAGAACTCAAGTCAGCTTTAAGCGATTTAGTCATTGACGAAGCCAAATATGCCAAACTCAAGCCCACTAAACTGAAAGAACTAGGAGATAAGACGAAACAGACCATGTTTGCCATGCCATGTGCCGATATTATGATGATTCATATCAATCGATCTGTGTTTGATCTCAACACAGGATACTCTCGCAAGAACTATGCTCCAGTGAGATTCCCCGTTCAGCTGGACATGTCGCCATTCATCGTCGACACCAACGACCCGGTGAACCGCGATCCGTCTAAACCCATGGCACACATTGCATCTGGCCGCAGGTATCTGTATAATTTAAAAGCCACCGTCATTCATTATGGTTCGCATAATTTCGGCCACTACGTGTGTTTCAGAAAGTGCGAACAGGGCTTCTGGTGGAGAATCTCCGACCACTCTGTGGATCTCACAACCGAGCACGAGGTGCTACGCACCCAGGGTGTGTTTATGTTGTTTTACGAACGTGACCATGAATAA
- the PUB1 gene encoding Pub1p (Poly (A)+ RNA-binding protein; abundant mRNP-component protein that binds mRNA and is required for stability of many mRNAs; component of glucose deprivation induced stress granules, involved in P-body-dependent granule assembly; protein abundance increases in response to DNA replication stress; GO_component: GO:0005737 - cytoplasm [Evidence IEA,IEA]; GO_component: GO:0005737 - cytoplasm [Evidence IDA] [PMID 8413212]; GO_component: GO:0005737 - cytoplasm [Evidence IDA] [PMID 8413213]; GO_component: GO:0000932 - cytoplasmic mRNA processing body [Evidence IDA] [PMID 23222640]; GO_component: GO:0010494 - cytoplasmic stress granule [Evidence IDA] [PMID 18981231]; GO_component: GO:0005634 - nucleus [Evidence IEA,IEA]; GO_component: GO:0005634 - nucleus [Evidence IDA] [PMID 8413212]; GO_function: GO:0003723 - RNA binding [Evidence IEA]; GO_function: GO:0003729 - mRNA binding [Evidence IDA] [PMID 15964806]; GO_function: GO:0003729 - mRNA binding [Evidence IDA] [PMID 23222640]; GO_function: GO:0003729 - mRNA binding [Evidence IDA,IMP] [PMID 8413212]; GO_function: GO:0003729 - mRNA binding [Evidence IDA,IMP] [PMID 8413213]; GO_function: GO:0003676 - nucleic acid binding [Evidence IEA]; GO_function: GO:0000166 - nucleotide binding [Evidence IEA]; GO_function: GO:0008266 - poly(U) RNA binding [Evidence IDA] [PMID 8413213]; GO_process: GO:0000184 - nuclear-transcribed mRNA catabolic process, nonsense-mediated decay [Evidence IDA] [PMID 10892745]; GO_process: GO:0043488 - regulation of mRNA stability [Evidence IMP] [PMID 15964806]; GO_process: GO:0034063 - stress granule assembly [Evidence IMP] [PMID 18981231]) — protein sequence MVNNHEIKINWAFQTQQAIKDLDFFNIFVGDLSSDVNDELLSQTFNHFPSLVEARVMWDMTTGRSRGYGFVSFKDEADATTALETMDGKLIGSRAIRLNWAQQKVGGMAGGPGGGPGGYQNQQGHHHHHHHHHPHSHHQQPYYNNSGGRQGGGSGRRGGPGGASGGPGGGYGPGGGYGGGPGGGGGGAGGYGGAGGSYGSSGGSYGGSGGYSGPNSGISVGPSHSGTSSGAASVSSSSDSGQVPAGAMTYDMVFHATPNWQTTVYVGNLAPYTPPNDLLSVLQSFGYIVDFKFQPERGYAFVKFDTHERAAMAIVQLSGYQFNGRLLKCGWGKDRNNSHSNYQPYRQY from the coding sequence ATGGTGAACAACCAtgagatcaagatcaattGGGCTTTCCAAACGCAACAGGCCATCAAAGATTTGGATTTCTTTAATATCTTTGTTGGAGACTTGTCGAGCGATGTCAATGATGAACTGTTGTCTCAAACGTTCAATCATTTCCCATCGCTTGTCGAGGCGAGAGTTATGTGGGATATGACGACCGGACGGTCTCGAGGATATGGATTTGTTTCATTTAAAGACGAAGCTGATGCTACAACGGCTTTGGAGACGATGGATGGCAAACTGATTGGAAGTAGAGCGATTCGGTTGAATTGGGCTCAGCAAAAAGTAGGAGGAATGGCTGGAGGTCCTGGAGGTGGACCTGGTGGATACCAGAATCAACAAGgccatcaccatcatcatcaccaccatcatcctcattcccatcatcagcagccatATTATAACAACAGCGGAGGTAGACAAGGAGGCGGTTCTGGAAGGCGAGGAGGGCCTGGCGGTGCATCTGGAGGTCCAGGAGGAGGATACGGGCCTGGAGGAGGGTATGGCGGCGGGccaggaggaggaggaggaggagctGGAGGTTAtggaggagctggaggAAGCTACGGAAGCTCTGGTGGAAGCTATGGAGGATCTGGAGGATATAGTGGGCCAAATAGTGGTATATCTGTAGGACCCAGTCACAGCGGTACTAGTAGCGGAGCAGCATCAGTGAGCAGCAGTTCCGACAGCGGCCAAGTGCCAGCCGGAGCTATGACTTATGATATGGTATTCCACGCAACACCCAACTGGCAAACGACAGTATACGTTGGAAATTTGGCACCATATACACCACCCAACGACCTGCTTTCTGTGCTACAGTCATTCGGCTACATCGTGGACTTCAAGTTCCAGCCAGAGAGAGGATATGCATTTGTCAAGTTCGACACCCACGAACGGGCTGCAATGGCCATTGTACAATTATCGGGCTACCAATTCAACGGACGTCTTCTTAAGTGCGGATGGGGCAAAGATAGAAACAATTCGCATAGCAACTATCAACCCTACCGCCAGTACTAG